The following proteins come from a genomic window of Chryseobacterium glaciei:
- a CDS encoding zinc metallopeptidase — protein sequence MIGYYIIIGISMLVSWYVSSKLKSKFAYYSNVHLRNGLSGKEVAEKMLRDNGINDVQVISVPGQLTDHYNPADKTVNLSEGVYMQRNAAAAAVAAHECGHAVQHAVGYSMLQLRSKLVPIVDVSSNLMQFVLIAGIGIMAATRSIQDPNGNTIVLAIGVLMFAFTTLFAFVTLPVEYDASNRAMKWLKDTGTVTVEEYVGVQDSLKWAARTYVVAAIGSLAQLLYWASLLMGGRRN from the coding sequence ATGATTGGTTATTACATAATTATTGGTATTTCAATGTTGGTAAGCTGGTACGTTTCATCAAAATTGAAATCCAAGTTTGCATATTATTCCAATGTACACCTTAGAAACGGGCTTTCCGGAAAGGAAGTTGCCGAAAAAATGTTGAGAGATAATGGAATTAATGATGTTCAGGTGATTTCGGTTCCCGGACAGTTGACGGATCACTATAATCCTGCCGACAAAACAGTCAATCTTTCTGAAGGTGTTTATATGCAGAGAAATGCCGCGGCTGCAGCTGTTGCTGCTCACGAATGTGGTCATGCCGTGCAACATGCTGTGGGATATTCTATGCTTCAATTGCGTTCAAAATTAGTTCCTATAGTTGATGTTAGTTCTAATTTGATGCAATTCGTTCTTATCGCAGGTATTGGTATTATGGCTGCGACTCGATCAATTCAAGATCCAAACGGAAATACGATTGTTTTGGCGATCGGAGTTTTGATGTTTGCCTTTACAACGCTTTTTGCTTTCGTAACACTTCCTGTGGAATATGACGCGAGTAACAGAGCAATGAAATGGCTTAAAGATACCGGAACTGTAACGGTTGAAGAATATGTTGGCGTTCAGGATAGTCTGAAATGGGCAGCGAGAACCTATGTTGTAGCAGCGATCGGATCTTTGGCACAACTTCTTTATTGGGCATCTTTATTAATGGGAGGAAGAAGAAATTAA
- a CDS encoding GTP cyclohydrolase: protein MSTIAIIEVKSQKELKQFVRFPMDLYKNNPYYVPSFIKDEFKIWDAKENPALNYSESKQYLAIKNNKVAGRIAVIINHKEEKELGVKKVRFGWIDFIDDKEVSAALIQKAIDYAKENNINKIEGPMGFTNLDKAGMLTMGFNKLATMIGIYNHEYYHKHLEDLGLTKEKEWVEYEMNFPKILPEKVEKFSGLIAQKYKLKVLHFKSKEEILPYVEPMFKLLDETYKHLSTYTPISDEQIQTYREKYFPFIDKNYVICVVDENQELVSFAITMPSYSRALQKSKGKLFPFGWWHFLQASKKNDRANFYLIGIHPEYQRRGVTAIIFKEIFVRFTSMGIDFAETNPELEENKSVQVLWQDYNPTNHKRRRTYSLDISNE, encoded by the coding sequence ATGTCTACAATTGCAATTATTGAAGTAAAAAGCCAAAAAGAATTAAAACAATTCGTAAGATTTCCGATGGATCTTTATAAAAACAATCCTTATTATGTTCCTTCTTTTATTAAGGATGAATTTAAAATTTGGGATGCTAAAGAAAATCCGGCTTTAAACTACTCAGAATCAAAACAATATCTGGCAATAAAAAACAATAAAGTAGCGGGAAGAATCGCTGTCATTATTAATCATAAGGAAGAGAAAGAATTAGGCGTTAAAAAAGTACGTTTCGGATGGATTGATTTTATTGATGATAAAGAAGTTTCAGCGGCTTTAATTCAAAAAGCAATTGACTACGCTAAAGAAAATAACATCAACAAAATTGAAGGACCAATGGGTTTCACCAATCTTGACAAAGCAGGAATGCTAACAATGGGCTTCAACAAATTGGCAACAATGATTGGGATTTACAATCACGAATATTACCATAAACACCTTGAAGATCTTGGCTTAACAAAAGAAAAAGAATGGGTAGAATATGAGATGAATTTCCCTAAAATTTTACCTGAAAAAGTAGAAAAATTCAGTGGACTAATTGCTCAGAAATACAAGCTTAAAGTACTTCATTTCAAATCAAAAGAAGAGATTTTACCTTACGTGGAGCCTATGTTTAAATTGTTGGATGAAACTTATAAACATCTTTCAACGTATACTCCGATTTCTGATGAACAAATTCAGACCTACAGAGAAAAATACTTCCCTTTTATTGATAAAAATTATGTAATCTGTGTTGTTGATGAAAATCAGGAACTGGTTTCTTTTGCCATTACAATGCCTTCATATTCAAGAGCTTTACAAAAATCTAAAGGAAAATTATTTCCTTTCGGATGGTGGCATTTTTTACAGGCAAGTAAGAAAAATGACCGTGCCAATTTCTATCTTATCGGAATTCACCCTGAATATCAGAGACGTGGCGTAACAGCAATTATTTTTAAAGAAATTTTTGTGAGATTTACAAGCATGGGAATTGATTTCGCGGAAACCAACCCTGAATTAGAGGAAAACAAAAGTGTGCAGGTTCTTTGGCAGGATTACAATCCTACAAACCATAAAAGAAGAAGAACATACTCTTTAGATATAAGTAATGAGTAA
- a CDS encoding NADH-quinone oxidoreductase subunit A produces the protein MNLPESYIPILIQAGVAVAFVAVSLLGAHFLGPQQKKGDSVKNQSWECGVPVEGNARTPFSIKYFLTAVLFVLFDIEIVFFYPYAVNFREFGFEGFFAVLTFVAIFFVAFFYVWKRGALDWDK, from the coding sequence ATGAATTTACCTGAAAGTTATATTCCAATCCTTATCCAAGCCGGTGTTGCGGTTGCTTTTGTAGCAGTTTCATTACTTGGAGCGCATTTTTTAGGCCCACAGCAGAAAAAAGGAGATTCTGTTAAAAACCAAAGCTGGGAATGTGGAGTTCCTGTAGAAGGAAATGCCAGAACACCGTTTTCTATCAAGTATTTCTTGACTGCGGTATTATTCGTACTATTCGATATTGAAATCGTATTTTTTTATCCTTACGCTGTAAACTTTAGAGAATTCGGATTTGAAGGATTCTTTGCTGTACTTACGTTCGTAGCGATTTTCTTCGTAGCATTTTTCTACGTTTGGAAACGTGGCGCACTAGATTGGGATAAATAA
- a CDS encoding NADH-quinone oxidoreductase subunit B produces the protein MSDNKPVIRTDAPAPEGFEGEGFFATKLSSVIGMARKFSLWPLPFATSCCGIEFMATLNPTYDASRFGMERNSFSPRQADMLMVCGTISKKLGPVLKEVYTQMAEPKWVVAVGACASSGGIFDTYSVLQGIDKIIPVDVYVPGCPPRPEQIIEGVMQVQALAESESIRRRDMPEYQKLLDSYNISN, from the coding sequence ATGTCAGATAACAAACCAGTAATAAGAACAGATGCACCTGCTCCCGAAGGATTTGAAGGAGAAGGCTTTTTCGCAACGAAACTGAGCAGTGTAATCGGGATGGCTAGAAAGTTCTCTCTTTGGCCGTTACCATTTGCAACCTCTTGTTGTGGTATCGAGTTTATGGCTACCCTAAACCCTACTTATGATGCTTCAAGATTTGGTATGGAAAGAAACTCTTTCTCACCAAGACAGGCAGATATGTTGATGGTTTGCGGAACGATATCTAAAAAATTAGGACCAGTCCTAAAAGAAGTTTATACTCAGATGGCTGAGCCAAAATGGGTAGTTGCTGTTGGAGCTTGTGCTTCCAGCGGTGGTATTTTTGACACATACTCTGTGTTACAGGGAATTGATAAAATTATTCCGGTTGACGTTTACGTTCCCGGATGTCCTCCAAGACCGGAGCAGATTATTGAAGGTGTAATGCAGGTTCAGGCTTTAGCAGAAAGCGAAAGCATCAGAAGAAGAGATATGCCTGAATACCAAAAATTATTAGATTCTTACAACATTAGCAACTAA
- a CDS encoding NADH-quinone oxidoreductase subunit C: MTNEFVLEAITREFPESVISSSEPYGMLTVEVKKEDIKKIIHYLKDSSLEFNFLTDICGIHYPEFPDKEIGVVYHLHNMMANFRIRLKIFMSRENIEVDSLVELYAGANWMERETFDFYGIKFKGHPDLRAILNMEDLGYHPMLKEYRLEDGTRTDKNDSMFGR; this comes from the coding sequence ATGACGAACGAATTTGTATTAGAAGCAATCACAAGAGAATTTCCGGAATCTGTAATCTCAAGTTCAGAGCCTTACGGAATGTTGACTGTTGAAGTGAAGAAAGAAGATATCAAGAAGATTATTCACTATCTTAAAGATTCATCGTTGGAATTTAATTTCCTTACAGATATTTGTGGAATCCATTACCCAGAATTTCCGGACAAAGAAATAGGCGTTGTATATCATTTACATAATATGATGGCCAACTTCAGAATCCGTTTGAAGATTTTTATGTCCAGAGAAAATATCGAAGTTGATTCTCTTGTAGAATTATACGCCGGAGCCAACTGGATGGAAAGAGAAACTTTTGATTTCTACGGAATTAAATTTAAAGGACACCCTGATCTTAGAGCTATTTTAAATATGGAAGATCTTGGATACCACCCAATGTTGAAAGAATATCGTCTTGAAGATGGCACAAGAACAGACAAGAACGATAGCATGTTCGGAAGATAA
- a CDS encoding NADH-quinone oxidoreductase subunit D: protein MKDNSLSNILNQYDSKEQIDGQLYTLNLGPTHPATHGIFQNILTMDGERILHAEQTVGYIHRAFEKISEKRNYSQITTLTDRMNYCSAPINNLGWHMTVEKLIGVKVPKRVDYMRVILMELARIGDHLICNGVTGMDAGAITGLTYMFIERERIYDMYEQICGARMTTNMGRIGGFERDFTPKFHELLKDFLKTFPARFAEFGQLLERNRIFMDRTIGAGAISAERALSYGFTGPNLRAAGVDYDVRVAQPYSSYEDFDFIIPVGTAGDTYDRFMVRQQEIWESLKIINQAYDNLPEGPFHADVPDFYLPEKADVYSKMEALIYHFKIVMGETDVPKGEVYHAVEGGNGELGFYLVSDGGRSPYRLHFRRPCFIYYQAYPEMITGSVISDAIVTMCSMNIIAGELDA, encoded by the coding sequence ATGAAAGATAACTCATTATCTAATATACTAAACCAGTACGACAGTAAGGAGCAAATTGATGGTCAATTATACACCCTTAATTTAGGTCCTACCCACCCTGCTACTCACGGGATTTTCCAGAATATCTTAACGATGGATGGAGAAAGAATCCTCCACGCAGAGCAGACCGTGGGATATATCCACAGAGCGTTTGAAAAGATTTCTGAAAAAAGAAATTATTCTCAGATCACTACCCTTACCGACCGTATGAATTACTGTTCTGCACCAATCAACAATTTGGGTTGGCACATGACAGTTGAGAAGCTGATTGGAGTTAAAGTTCCTAAGCGTGTAGACTACATGCGCGTAATTTTGATGGAATTAGCAAGAATCGGTGACCACCTTATTTGTAATGGGGTAACCGGGATGGATGCAGGAGCAATTACAGGTCTTACTTACATGTTCATTGAAAGAGAACGTATTTATGATATGTATGAGCAGATTTGTGGAGCAAGAATGACGACAAATATGGGAAGAATTGGAGGTTTTGAAAGAGATTTCACTCCAAAATTCCATGAGTTATTGAAGGATTTCTTAAAAACTTTCCCTGCAAGATTTGCAGAATTCGGTCAATTATTAGAAAGAAACCGAATCTTTATGGACAGAACCATTGGTGCAGGAGCAATTTCTGCTGAAAGAGCATTAAGCTATGGTTTTACAGGTCCAAATTTACGTGCAGCAGGTGTAGATTATGATGTAAGAGTTGCACAGCCTTATTCTTCTTATGAAGATTTCGACTTTATCATTCCGGTAGGAACTGCAGGTGATACTTACGACCGTTTCATGGTTCGTCAGCAGGAAATCTGGGAATCCCTTAAAATAATCAATCAAGCATACGATAATCTTCCTGAAGGGCCATTCCACGCGGATGTTCCTGATTTCTATTTACCGGAAAAAGCTGATGTTTACAGCAAAATGGAAGCATTAATTTACCATTTCAAAATTGTAATGGGAGAAACTGATGTTCCTAAAGGAGAAGTTTATCACGCTGTAGAAGGTGGAAACGGAGAATTAGGTTTTTATCTAGTGAGTGATGGTGGAAGAAGTCCTTATAGACTGCACTTCAGAAGACCATGTTTTATCTACTACCAAGCGTATCCTGAGATGATTACAGGTTCTGTAATCTCTGATGCGATTGTGACGATGTGTAGTATGAATATTATTGCGGGAGAATTAGACGCATAA
- the nuoE gene encoding complex I 24 kDa subunit family protein, translating to MSETIAFKPESLAQVHKIMARYPEGRQKSALLPVLHIAQKEFGGWLDVPVMDYVAELLSIKPIEVYEVATFYTMFNMKPVGKYVLEVCRTGPCMVCGSEKILDHIRTKLNIKDGETTEDGMFTLKPAECLGACGYAPMLQLGKFFHENLTIEKVDEILDLCREGQVDLG from the coding sequence ATGAGCGAAACAATAGCTTTTAAACCGGAAAGTTTAGCACAGGTACATAAAATTATGGCGAGATATCCTGAAGGTAGACAAAAATCTGCTCTTCTTCCTGTTCTACACATAGCACAGAAAGAATTCGGAGGATGGTTAGACGTTCCTGTGATGGATTATGTTGCTGAATTATTAAGTATTAAGCCAATTGAAGTATATGAAGTAGCTACTTTTTATACCATGTTCAATATGAAACCGGTTGGTAAATATGTCTTGGAAGTTTGCAGAACTGGACCTTGTATGGTTTGCGGAAGCGAAAAAATCCTAGATCATATCAGAACTAAACTGAACATTAAGGATGGAGAAACTACAGAAGACGGTATGTTTACCCTAAAACCGGCTGAATGTCTTGGGGCTTGTGGATATGCACCAATGTTGCAGTTAGGGAAATTTTTTCATGAAAATTTAACAATAGAGAAAGTTGACGAAATCCTAGATCTTTGTAGAGAAGGGCAAGTTGATTTGGGCTAA
- the nuoF gene encoding NADH-quinone oxidoreductase subunit NuoF, with amino-acid sequence MSKKLLLKDAHIEGIRYFETYRKQGGYTAAEKALKMTPEEILEEVKTSGLRGRGGAGFPTGMKWSFLAKPEGVPRHLVVNADESEPGTFKDRYLMEFLPHLLIEGMLISSFVLGSNVSYIYIRGEYSWIPDILEEAIEEAKAAGFLGKNILGTGFDCEIYVQRGGGAYICGEETALLESLEGKRGNPRLKPPFPAVKGLWERPTVVNNVESIAAIVPIIDITGAEYAKIGVGRSTGTKLISACGNINKPGVYEIDMTITVEEFIYSDEYCGGIANGKKLKACIPGGSSVPIVPANLLLRTVNGEPRYMNYESLADGGFATGTMMGSGGFIVLDEDQCIVEHTMTLARFYHHESCGQCTPCREGTGWMHKILKKIEKGEGKMEDIDLLWDIQRKIEGNTICPLGDAAAWPVAAAIRHFRDEFEWHVKNPELSQTQNYGLANYADPIPAVEKNA; translated from the coding sequence ATGAGTAAAAAACTTTTACTTAAGGACGCACATATAGAAGGTATTCGCTACTTTGAAACTTACCGTAAACAGGGAGGTTACACAGCAGCTGAAAAAGCCTTGAAGATGACACCTGAGGAAATCTTGGAAGAAGTAAAAACTTCCGGACTTCGTGGACGTGGTGGAGCAGGATTTCCAACAGGAATGAAGTGGAGCTTTTTGGCAAAACCGGAAGGCGTACCAAGACACTTGGTAGTAAATGCCGATGAATCCGAGCCGGGAACGTTCAAAGACAGATATTTGATGGAATTTCTTCCTCATTTATTGATCGAAGGAATGTTGATCTCATCTTTTGTTTTAGGTTCAAATGTTTCTTATATCTATATCCGTGGAGAATATTCTTGGATTCCGGATATCTTAGAAGAAGCCATTGAAGAAGCTAAAGCTGCAGGATTTTTAGGTAAAAACATCTTAGGAACTGGTTTCGATTGTGAAATTTATGTTCAAAGAGGTGGTGGAGCTTATATCTGTGGTGAAGAAACAGCATTGCTTGAATCTCTTGAAGGTAAAAGAGGAAACCCAAGACTAAAACCACCATTCCCAGCTGTAAAAGGACTTTGGGAAAGACCAACGGTTGTAAATAACGTTGAATCTATTGCAGCAATTGTTCCTATCATTGATATTACAGGAGCTGAATACGCTAAAATTGGAGTTGGAAGATCTACAGGTACAAAATTAATTTCTGCTTGCGGAAATATTAATAAGCCAGGAGTTTACGAAATCGACATGACCATTACGGTTGAAGAATTCATTTACTCTGATGAATATTGTGGTGGTATTGCGAACGGTAAGAAGCTAAAAGCTTGTATTCCGGGAGGTAGTTCAGTACCAATTGTTCCGGCTAATCTATTATTAAGAACCGTAAACGGAGAACCAAGATATATGAACTACGAATCATTGGCTGACGGTGGATTTGCTACCGGAACAATGATGGGTTCAGGAGGTTTCATTGTTTTAGATGAAGACCAGTGTATTGTAGAACATACCATGACGTTGGCAAGATTTTATCACCACGAAAGTTGTGGACAATGTACACCTTGCCGTGAAGGAACGGGATGGATGCATAAAATCTTAAAGAAAATTGAGAAAGGAGAAGGAAAAATGGAAGATATCGATCTACTTTGGGATATCCAGAGAAAAATCGAAGGAAATACTATTTGTCCTTTAGGTGATGCAGCAGCTTGGCC